TTCATGTCGGTTTCCGCAGCGGAATCTTCCACGTATTCCAGATCGCACAGCGCTTCGCCGTTCACGATGCCGACGGACACGGCGGCGATCATGCCTTTCATCGGGTTCTTTTTCAGCTTACCCTTGGCAACCATCTGGTTCAGCGCGTCGGCCAGCGCCACGCAGGCACCGGTGATGGACGCCGTACGCGTGCCGCCATCCGCCTGTAAGACATCGCAGTCGAGCGTAATGGTGTATTCGCCGAGTACTTTCAGGTCGATTGCCGCACGTAAAGAACGTGCAATCAGGCGCTGAATCTCCAGCGTCCGACCGCCCTGCTTACCTTTGGCGGCTTCACGCGCGTTACGGCTGTGCGTCGCACGCGGCAGCATGCCGTATTCGGCGGTGACCCATCCTTGTCCCTGGCCTTTCAGAAAGCGCGGAACACCCTCTTCTACCGTGGCATTGCATAACACTTTGGTGTCGCCAAACTCGACTAAAACGGAACCTTCAGCGTGTTTCGTGTAATGACGGGTGAATGTAAGGGGGCGTACTTGCTGTGCACTTCGGCCTGTTGGGCGCATGGCTCATCTCCGGTGGGTCAATGAAAACTGGCGCGTATTATACACGAAATCCTTCGCGTTGCGGGAAAGCGGCATCAGAAAGCCATACCTTGAACTTAGGGTATAACCTGAGGTTATACCCTACTGATGAACAAGTATTCGTCAGTGATGATGCATCATGAAATAGTCCGTTCATCCCTTGAGCGTTGATGAGAAAAAATCATGATGCGGCATATGCAAATTGAAACGGTCAATCTGCCCCTAGCCCGTCCTATGGCGGTTGATAACGGGACGCGTCGCGCGGTTACCGTTATCCGCGTCGCGTTGGAAGAAAAAGGATTTATTGGACAAGGCGAATGTACGCCAGTCGCCCATTATGGCGAGTCCGCCGACAGCGTATGTCGCC
This genomic interval from Pectobacterium aquaticum contains the following:
- the rph gene encoding ribonuclease PH; translated protein: MRPTGRSAQQVRPLTFTRHYTKHAEGSVLVEFGDTKVLCNATVEEGVPRFLKGQGQGWVTAEYGMLPRATHSRNAREAAKGKQGGRTLEIQRLIARSLRAAIDLKVLGEYTITLDCDVLQADGGTRTASITGACVALADALNQMVAKGKLKKNPMKGMIAAVSVGIVNGEALCDLEYVEDSAAETDMNVVMTEDGRMIEVQGTAEGEPFSHEELLTLLALARGGIDTIVQAQKAALID